Proteins from a genomic interval of Gemmatimonadales bacterium:
- a CDS encoding multicopper oxidase family protein produces the protein MTGRARAMWTEPLAAVLLLLPVASPAQQPSAPHASPTNPAPMHDMPGMSEHAMVMPIPMPAGMPMMPGLVGLAPGVTPFLPGAGLDLARLPAAKASAVVRLKNGDTLDLTATLVRRAIAGHAFAMYGYNGEVPGPLIRVPRNATIVVRFHNRIDLPSAVHWHGVRLDNRSDGAPGVTQEPVAPGADFIYRIHFPDAGIYWYHPHVREDVEQAMGLYGAMLVDSPDSDYYPPANRDAVLMLGDLLVNADSLIPFGREGPDFALMGRVGNVLLVNGEPDYALHVRRGEVVRFQLVNVSSSRTWNVSFGGAPMKLLAGDQSRFEREERVMSVVLAPAERYVVEVRFDRAGRVPLVNAVQAINHYQGEFVPEVDTLGMVTVDAAPVAPDYGRAFSTLGAHPDVSRDIDRYRGYFDRPPDKRLTLALATTALPLATVQFMSIDTAYYAPVEWVDGMPDMNWLSTSKQVRWVLRDDVTGKENMDIDWHVSAGSVVKLRIFNDPTSFHPMQHPIHLHGQRMLVVARDGVPSTNLVWKDTALIPVGATVDLLIDASNPGAWMLHCHIAEHLGSGMMAVLHVDPPAQGSGR, from the coding sequence GTGACCGGCCGGGCGCGCGCGATGTGGACCGAGCCGCTCGCGGCCGTGCTCCTGCTCCTGCCCGTCGCCTCCCCGGCGCAGCAGCCGTCCGCCCCGCACGCATCGCCCACGAACCCCGCGCCCATGCACGACATGCCCGGCATGTCGGAGCACGCGATGGTGATGCCGATCCCCATGCCCGCGGGCATGCCCATGATGCCGGGGCTCGTAGGGCTCGCCCCCGGTGTGACCCCTTTCCTTCCGGGCGCGGGGCTCGACCTGGCGCGGCTGCCGGCCGCGAAGGCTTCGGCGGTCGTGCGCCTCAAGAACGGCGACACCCTGGACCTCACCGCCACGCTCGTGCGGCGCGCGATCGCGGGCCACGCGTTCGCGATGTACGGCTACAACGGCGAGGTGCCGGGCCCGCTCATTCGCGTACCGCGGAACGCGACGATCGTCGTCCGCTTCCACAATCGCATCGACCTGCCGAGCGCGGTGCACTGGCACGGCGTGCGGCTGGATAATCGTTCCGACGGCGCGCCCGGCGTCACCCAGGAGCCCGTGGCGCCCGGCGCCGATTTCATCTACCGCATCCACTTTCCGGATGCAGGCATCTACTGGTACCACCCGCACGTGCGCGAGGACGTCGAGCAGGCGATGGGTCTCTACGGCGCGATGCTGGTGGATTCACCGGACAGCGACTACTACCCGCCCGCCAATCGCGACGCCGTGCTCATGCTCGGCGATCTTCTGGTGAACGCCGACAGCCTGATCCCGTTCGGACGCGAGGGCCCCGACTTTGCGCTCATGGGACGGGTGGGCAACGTCCTGCTCGTGAACGGCGAGCCGGACTACGCCCTGCACGTGCGCCGGGGCGAGGTGGTGCGCTTTCAGCTCGTGAACGTGTCCAGCTCGCGCACCTGGAACGTGTCGTTCGGCGGCGCGCCGATGAAGCTCCTGGCCGGCGACCAGAGCCGCTTCGAGCGCGAGGAGCGGGTGATGAGCGTGGTGCTCGCGCCGGCGGAGCGGTACGTCGTGGAGGTGCGCTTCGACCGCGCCGGCCGCGTGCCGCTGGTGAACGCGGTGCAGGCGATCAACCACTACCAGGGCGAGTTCGTCCCCGAGGTCGACACGCTGGGCATGGTGACGGTCGACGCCGCGCCCGTGGCACCCGACTATGGCCGAGCGTTCTCCACGCTCGGCGCCCATCCGGACGTAAGCCGCGACATCGACCGCTATCGCGGGTATTTCGACCGGCCGCCCGACAAGCGGCTCACCCTCGCCCTCGCTACTACCGCGCTGCCTCTCGCCACCGTGCAGTTCATGAGCATCGACACCGCGTATTACGCGCCGGTGGAGTGGGTGGACGGCATGCCCGACATGAACTGGCTCTCCACCTCAAAGCAGGTGCGCTGGGTGCTGCGCGACGACGTCACGGGTAAGGAGAACATGGACATCGACTGGCATGTGTCGGCCGGATCGGTGGTGAAGCTCAGAATCTTCAACGATCCGACGTCCTTCCATCCGATGCAGCACCCGATCCACCTGCACGGTCAGCGGATGCTCGTCGTGGCACGCGACGGCGTTCCCAGCACCAATCTCGTCTGGAAGGACACGGCGCTCATTCCCGTCGGCGCCACGGTCGATCTGCTGATCGATGCGTCGAACCCGGGTGCGTGGATGCTCCACTGTCACATCGCCGAGCATCTTGGATCCGGGATGATGGCGGTGCTGCACGTCGACCCGCCGGCGCAGGGCAGCGGCCGATAG